The window TTCTTGGGCAGGACGGAAAAGGCAGCGAGGTACTGTGCTTCGCCTCGTTCTGCTTCAGTGCTCTTTACGAGCTCGTTCAGCATCGCCCGCTCATACCGTAAGAAGAGCGGCATCTGCTTCAGGCATGCTTTCAAGTCGCCGTGTGCGCATAAAGCGCGCGCCTCTTTCGCCGCCTCGCTCTCTTCCGGGAAGATATCCGAGATGTACGAGAGCACTGCGGCCTTTACGGTGCCCTCGACCAGATGTTTTCCCACGACGTGCGTTATCGGTCGATTGGTGCCGAACCGCTGCACACCGAAGAAGTTCGGTATGCCGCCAGCGGTTTCTATTTCGTGCGTAATCGCGCTGATTCTCTCCGTTATCGCCGCTTTTGTTCCTTCAATGTTACGAATGACAATGGTGAATTCGTTTCCGTACAGGTCGCCCAGGGAGACTGCTTTGTTCGATCTGCCGATCGGACGCAGCGAGACGTCTGCGATCCTTACGCGTTCCAGCGCGGTTTCGTCGGTATCCCAGAGGCTTATCTTCTGTGTGGTCACGGCGAACTTATCCTTCGTGCCGGCGAATCCGACCCGATTCCGGCTTACCCGCAACCGATTGGAAATCTCGCGTGCCACGCTGTGTGTGTCCCAGTTCTCCTTCGTTAGTTCCGCAATCAGATACTTGCCTTCATTACCTTCGGTTCTATTGGTAACCTCCCGCACCACAAAGTCCGCGGGTATCGTTTTTATCATTCCACCGAGGCCCGCGCTCTGCGTCGTGTAATACCGGATTCCTATTCGGTGCTCGAACTCAGGACTCGCTTTTAGCGCCATTTCTTTCTATTTCTCAACTCTATCTAAGCGGGTACGTAAGTAACGTACGTCAAGGTAAATCTAATCGGCGTAGATTAA of the Methanomicrobia archaeon genome contains:
- the truD gene encoding tRNA pseudouridine(13) synthase TruD, yielding MALKASPEFEHRIGIRYYTTQSAGLGGMIKTIPADFVVREVTNRTEGNEGKYLIAELTKENWDTHSVAREISNRLRVSRNRVGFAGTKDKFAVTTQKISLWDTDETALERVRIADVSLRPIGRSNKAVSLGDLYGNEFTIVIRNIEGTKAAITERISAITHEIETAGGIPNFFGVQRFGTNRPITHVVGKHLVEGTVKAAVLSYISDIFPEESEAAKEARALCAHGDLKACLKQMPLFLRYERAMLNELVKSTEAERGEAQYLAAFSVLPKNLQKLFVHAYQAYLFNLVVSHRMQHNLPFNEALVGDVVCFHNERGLADPDRVERVTEDNVEGINRLIKHGRAFVTAPIFGFETELAEGVVGEIERTVLNDEKVRLPHFNSEKLPELSSKGTRRPVLVPVAVTCGELQEDERNPGRSKATVQFFLPKGSYATVLLREYMKH